The Staphylococcus carnosus genome has a segment encoding these proteins:
- a CDS encoding amino acid permease, which yields MANNNLQRELSNRHIQLIAIGGAIGTGLFLGAGQTIAMTGPSILLTYIIIGLMLFMFMRGLGEILISNTNFKSFADVTNEYIGPFAGFVTGWTYWFCWIITGMAEVTAVAKYVSFWWPQIPNWVSALFCVLLLMAFNLFSAKIFGELEFWFAIIKVTTIIVLIVVGLVMILFAYKTQFGHASFTNLYEHGIFPKGATGFFMSFQMALFSFVGIEIIGVTAGETKDPTKTIPKAINSVPMRILLFYVGSLAVIMSIIPWNKMDPSESPFVRLFALVGIPFAAGIINFVVLTAAAPSCNSGIFSNSRMLFGLARQEQAPPLFRSTNKNGVPHIAIFVSCALLLIAALLNYIFPDATLVFTYVTTISTVLFLVVWGLIIYAYIRYQKREPEQHKNSPYKLPGGRISGYIILLFFVFVFALLFVNPVTRVAIFISPVWFILLGFMYWRYTQQVKKHQG from the coding sequence ATGGCAAATAATAATTTACAAAGAGAACTGAGCAATCGTCACATTCAACTGATTGCAATTGGCGGCGCAATCGGAACGGGGCTATTTTTAGGGGCAGGACAAACGATTGCTATGACAGGTCCTTCCATATTATTAACATACATTATCATTGGATTAATGTTGTTTATGTTTATGAGAGGATTAGGAGAAATTTTAATTTCCAACACGAACTTCAAATCATTTGCAGATGTTACAAATGAATATATCGGGCCTTTTGCAGGATTTGTAACAGGATGGACGTATTGGTTCTGTTGGATAATTACTGGTATGGCAGAAGTTACTGCTGTTGCAAAGTATGTAAGCTTCTGGTGGCCACAAATTCCTAACTGGGTAAGTGCATTATTCTGTGTATTATTACTTATGGCATTTAACTTATTTAGTGCCAAAATTTTCGGGGAATTAGAATTTTGGTTTGCAATTATCAAAGTTACAACAATTATTGTATTGATTGTTGTGGGACTAGTTATGATTTTATTTGCATATAAAACTCAATTCGGTCATGCTTCATTTACTAACTTATATGAACATGGTATTTTCCCTAAAGGTGCAACAGGATTCTTCATGTCCTTCCAAATGGCATTATTCTCATTTGTAGGGATTGAAATCATTGGGGTAACAGCTGGAGAAACTAAAGATCCAACTAAAACAATACCAAAAGCTATCAATAGTGTTCCGATGCGTATTCTATTGTTCTACGTTGGTTCATTAGCAGTTATCATGTCTATTATTCCATGGAATAAAATGGACCCTTCAGAAAGTCCATTCGTTCGCTTATTTGCTTTAGTAGGTATTCCATTCGCAGCTGGTATCATCAACTTTGTTGTTTTAACAGCAGCTGCACCATCTTGTAACAGTGGTATTTTCTCAAACAGTCGTATGTTATTTGGTTTAGCGAGACAAGAACAAGCACCACCTCTTTTCAGATCTACAAATAAAAATGGTGTACCTCATATCGCAATTTTTGTTTCTTGTGCGCTATTATTAATTGCAGCATTATTGAACTATATCTTCCCTGATGCAACATTAGTATTTACGTATGTAACTACTATTTCAACAGTGTTATTCTTAGTTGTATGGGGATTAATCATCTATGCATACATCAGATATCAAAAACGTGAACCAGAACAACACAAAAATTCACCTTATAAATTACCAGGTGGCAGAATTTCTGGTTACATTATCTTATTATTCTTCGTCTTTGTGTTTGCGTTACTATTTGTAAACCCAGTAACACGTGTAGCAATCTTTATCTCACCAGTTTGGTTTATTCTTTTAGGATTCATGTATTGGAGATATACACAACAAGTTAAAAAACACCAAGGATAA
- the pyk gene encoding pyruvate kinase, with product MRKTKIVCTIGPASESEEMLEKLMKAGMNVARLNFSHGDHAEHKARIERIREVSQRLNKTIAIMLDTKGPEIRTHDMENGVINLEKGNDVIVSMNQVLGTADKFSVTYEDLINDVEIGSFILLDDGLVELEVKAKDKEKGEVLCEVLNSGEIKNKKGVNLPNVKVNLPGITEKDADDIRFGIDEHVDFIAASFVRRPSDVLDIRKILEEERNTNISILPKIENQEGIDNIKEILEVSDGLMVARGDMGVEIPPENVPVIQKDLIRQCNKLGKPVITATQMLDSMQRNPRATRAEASDVANAIYDGTDAVMLSGETAAGLYPEEAVKAMRNIAVAAEAAQDYKKLLNDRTKLEETNLVNAIGVSVAHTALNLKVKAIVAATESGSTAKTISKFRPHSDIIAVTPSPETARQLALVWGVFPVVKKGRKTTDALLNNAVATAIETGRVQNGDLLIITAGVPTGEKGTTNMMKLHLVGDEIVKGQGVGRNSVVGNAIVVQDAIELEGRDLSNKIIVTHSTDETFVPYIEQAAGLVAEEGGITSPSAIIGLEQGIPTIVGASNATKLIANDVVITVDANTGRVYDGYANVL from the coding sequence ATGAGAAAAACTAAAATCGTTTGTACGATTGGACCTGCATCAGAATCTGAAGAAATGTTAGAAAAATTAATGAAAGCTGGAATGAACGTTGCGCGTTTGAACTTCTCACACGGTGATCATGCAGAACATAAAGCGCGTATCGAGCGTATTCGTGAAGTATCTCAACGTTTAAACAAAACTATCGCTATTATGCTTGATACAAAAGGACCAGAAATTCGTACTCATGATATGGAAAACGGCGTTATTAATTTAGAAAAAGGTAATGATGTTATTGTCAGCATGAATCAAGTTTTAGGTACTGCTGATAAATTTTCAGTGACTTACGAAGACCTTATTAATGACGTTGAAATCGGTTCTTTCATCTTACTTGATGACGGTCTTGTAGAATTAGAAGTTAAAGCTAAAGATAAAGAAAAAGGCGAAGTATTATGTGAAGTCTTAAACTCTGGTGAAATTAAAAATAAAAAAGGTGTTAACTTGCCAAATGTAAAAGTTAATTTACCAGGTATCACAGAAAAAGATGCAGATGATATCCGCTTTGGTATTGATGAGCATGTTGATTTTATCGCTGCTAGTTTTGTTCGTCGTCCAAGTGATGTTTTGGATATTCGTAAAATTTTAGAAGAAGAACGCAATACAAATATCAGCATTCTTCCTAAAATCGAAAACCAAGAAGGTATCGACAATATTAAAGAAATTCTAGAAGTTTCTGATGGCTTAATGGTAGCTCGTGGTGATATGGGTGTTGAAATTCCACCTGAGAATGTACCAGTTATCCAAAAAGATTTAATCAGACAATGTAACAAATTAGGTAAACCAGTTATCACAGCTACTCAAATGTTAGATTCTATGCAACGTAACCCGCGTGCTACAAGAGCAGAAGCAAGTGATGTAGCCAATGCTATCTATGATGGTACAGATGCAGTTATGTTATCTGGTGAAACTGCTGCTGGTTTATATCCTGAAGAAGCGGTTAAAGCAATGAGAAACATTGCAGTTGCTGCTGAAGCTGCACAAGATTATAAAAAATTATTGAATGACAGAACTAAACTGGAAGAAACAAACTTAGTAAATGCTATTGGTGTTTCTGTAGCTCATACAGCTTTAAACTTGAAAGTTAAAGCAATCGTAGCGGCTACTGAAAGTGGATCAACAGCTAAAACAATTTCTAAATTCCGTCCTCATTCAGACATTATTGCTGTAACTCCAAGTCCAGAAACTGCGCGCCAATTGGCATTAGTATGGGGTGTGTTCCCAGTAGTTAAAAAAGGACGTAAAACTACAGATGCTTTATTAAACAATGCTGTTGCTACTGCAATTGAAACTGGTCGTGTACAAAATGGTGACTTATTAATTATCACTGCTGGTGTACCAACTGGTGAAAAAGGTACAACTAACATGATGAAATTACATTTAGTTGGTGACGAAATTGTTAAAGGTCAAGGTGTCGGCCGTAATTCAGTAGTAGGAAATGCAATTGTTGTTCAAGATGCAATTGAGTTAGAAGGAAGAGATCTTTCAAACAAAATTATTGTAACGCATTCAACTGATGAAACATTCGTTCCATATATTGAACAAGCAGCTGGTTTAGTAGCTGAAGAAGGCGGTATTACTTCTCCAAGCGCAATCATCGGCTTAGAACAAGGTATCCCAACAATTGTTGGCGCTAGCAATGCAACTAAATTAATCGCAAATGACGTTGTGATTACTGTTGATGCCAACACTGGTCGTGTATATGATGGTTATGCAAACGTACTTTAA
- the pfkA gene encoding 6-phosphofructokinase — MKKIAVLTSGGDAPGMNAAIRAVVRTAIYNGIEVYGVYQGYLGLINDDLKKLELGSVGDTIQRGGTFLYSARCPEFKDKEVRAKAIENLRSRGIDGLVVIGGDGSYRGAQRISEECPEIQTIGIPGTIDNDIPGTDYTIGFDSALNTIIESVDKIRDTASSHARTFIVEVMGRDCGDLALWAGLAVGAETIIVPEEKVDIKDVAEKIESGIKRGKKHSIVVVAEGVMGGQLCADELAKYIHVDARVSVLGHIQRGGSPTGQDRVLASRLGGHAVELLMDGKTALGVGIKQNQLTQTKFEDIFNNKGSKFDKQMYKLAQELSI; from the coding sequence ATGAAAAAAATTGCAGTTTTAACAAGTGGCGGAGACGCACCGGGAATGAATGCTGCTATTCGAGCAGTTGTGCGTACAGCTATTTATAATGGGATTGAAGTTTATGGTGTGTATCAAGGCTATCTAGGATTAATCAATGATGATCTTAAGAAACTTGAATTAGGATCAGTGGGAGATACGATTCAAAGAGGCGGTACATTCTTATATTCTGCACGTTGTCCAGAATTCAAGGACAAAGAAGTTCGTGCAAAAGCAATTGAGAATTTGCGTTCTAGAGGAATTGATGGACTCGTTGTAATAGGTGGAGACGGTAGTTATCGCGGTGCACAACGCATCAGTGAAGAATGTCCAGAAATACAAACTATCGGTATCCCTGGTACAATTGACAATGACATTCCAGGAACTGATTACACAATCGGTTTTGATTCAGCATTAAATACAATTATTGAATCTGTGGATAAAATCAGAGATACAGCTTCAAGCCATGCACGTACTTTTATTGTTGAAGTAATGGGCCGAGATTGTGGTGATCTTGCATTGTGGGCTGGTTTAGCTGTCGGAGCAGAGACAATTATTGTTCCTGAAGAAAAAGTAGATATTAAAGATGTTGCTGAAAAAATTGAATCTGGTATTAAACGTGGCAAAAAACACTCTATTGTCGTGGTGGCAGAAGGTGTTATGGGCGGCCAACTATGTGCTGATGAATTAGCAAAATACATTCACGTCGATGCCCGTGTATCAGTTTTAGGTCATATCCAACGTGGAGGAAGCCCAACAGGTCAAGATAGAGTACTGGCATCAAGATTAGGTGGACATGCAGTTGAATTATTGATGGATGGAAAAACGGCGTTAGGTGTAGGTATCAAACAAAATCAACTTACACAAACAAAGTTTGAGGACATTTTCAATAACAAGGGAAGTAAATTTGATAAACAGATGTATAAACTTGCACAAGAATTATCAATTTAA
- a CDS encoding response regulator transcription factor, protein MSQKILVVDDEQSIVTLLKYNLETAGYIVEVAYDGEEALQKLDAVQPDLVVLDVMLPKLDGIEVCKTIRSDKNLVPILMLTAKDDEFDRVLGLELGADDYMTKPFSPREVVARVKAILRRSQQVQSVKEDENDNEDVIIGSIKIRPEYFEVYKNNELLELTPKEFELLLYLIERQGRVITREHMLNSVWNYEFTGDSRIVDVHISHLRDKLEENPKQPKLIKTVRGLGYKLERPKSAN, encoded by the coding sequence ATGTCTCAAAAAATTTTAGTAGTCGACGATGAACAATCAATTGTAACTTTACTGAAATACAACTTGGAAACTGCAGGTTATATTGTTGAAGTTGCATATGATGGAGAAGAAGCACTTCAAAAGTTAGATGCAGTACAACCGGATTTAGTAGTTTTAGATGTAATGCTTCCAAAACTGGATGGAATTGAAGTATGCAAAACAATTCGTTCTGATAAGAACTTAGTTCCTATCTTAATGTTGACTGCCAAAGATGATGAATTTGATCGTGTACTAGGCTTAGAGCTTGGTGCAGATGATTATATGACTAAACCATTTTCACCTAGAGAAGTAGTTGCACGTGTAAAAGCCATTTTAAGGCGTTCTCAACAAGTTCAAAGTGTCAAAGAGGACGAGAATGATAACGAGGATGTTATTATTGGTTCCATCAAGATTAGACCCGAGTATTTTGAAGTATATAAAAATAATGAATTATTAGAATTAACACCTAAAGAATTCGAATTATTATTGTATTTGATTGAACGCCAAGGCAGAGTCATTACAAGGGAACATATGTTGAATTCTGTATGGAATTATGAATTTACAGGTGATTCACGTATTGTTGATGTGCATATCAGTCATTTAAGAGATAAATTGGAAGAAAACCCTAAGCAGCCGAAACTTATTAAAACTGTCCGTGGTTTAGGCTATAAATTAGAAAGACCGAAATCTGCTAATTGA
- a CDS encoding acetyl-CoA carboxylase carboxyltransferase subunit alpha gives MLDFEKPLFEIKNKIDALKESQEKNDVDLQEEIDMLEASLERETEKIYMHLKPWDRVQLARLQERPTTLDYISYIFDEFIELHGDRNYRDDPAMVGGIGYLNGQPVTVIGQQRGKDTKDNIYRNFGMAHPEGYRKALRLMKQAEKFGRPIFTFIDTKGAYPGKAAEERGQSESIAKNLIEMASLKVPVISLVIGEGGSGGALGIGIANRVLMLENSTYSVISPEGAAALLWKDSNLSKIAAETMKITAPDLKELQIIDDVINEPLGGAHKDVALQAERIKEAFTKQLSELEKLNGQELADDRFEKFRQIGEFKEQ, from the coding sequence ATGCTTGATTTTGAAAAGCCATTATTTGAAATTAAAAATAAGATAGATGCTTTGAAAGAATCACAAGAAAAAAATGATGTTGATTTACAAGAAGAAATTGACATGCTAGAAGCGTCTTTAGAACGAGAAACTGAAAAAATTTACATGCATTTAAAACCATGGGACCGTGTACAATTAGCTAGATTACAAGAAAGGCCTACAACTTTAGATTATATTTCATATATCTTTGATGAATTTATAGAGTTACATGGGGATAGAAATTATCGTGATGATCCTGCGATGGTTGGCGGCATCGGCTATTTAAATGGTCAACCTGTTACAGTAATCGGACAACAGCGCGGTAAAGATACAAAAGATAATATTTATCGTAATTTTGGTATGGCACATCCTGAAGGTTACAGAAAGGCATTGCGTTTAATGAAACAAGCTGAGAAATTCGGTCGTCCGATATTCACATTCATTGACACTAAAGGTGCCTATCCAGGTAAAGCAGCTGAAGAGAGAGGTCAAAGTGAGTCTATCGCCAAAAATTTAATTGAAATGGCAAGTCTGAAAGTACCTGTGATTTCATTAGTAATTGGTGAAGGCGGAAGTGGTGGTGCACTCGGTATTGGTATTGCCAATCGTGTGCTTATGTTAGAAAACAGTACTTACTCTGTAATTTCACCTGAAGGTGCAGCTGCATTGTTATGGAAAGATAGTAATTTATCTAAAATTGCTGCTGAAACAATGAAAATAACTGCTCCGGATTTAAAAGAATTGCAAATCATAGATGATGTTATCAATGAGCCTCTTGGTGGTGCGCATAAAGATGTCGCATTACAAGCTGAACGTATTAAAGAGGCATTCACAAAACAATTATCAGAGTTAGAAAAATTAAATGGGCAAGAACTTGCTGATGATCGTTTTGAAAAATTCCGCCAAATCGGTGAATTTAAAGAACAATAA
- the icd gene encoding NADP-dependent isocitrate dehydrogenase → MAPEKIVKQEDGLLVPNNPIIPFIIGDGIGPDIWRASRRVLDAAVEKAYNGEKQIEWKEILAGQKAYDTTGEWLPQETLDAIEEYLIAIKGPLTTPIGGGIRSLNVALRQTLDLFACLRPVRWFKGVPSPVKRPEDTDMVIFRENTEDIYAGIEFKEGTPEAEKLIKFLQDEMGATNIRFPETSGIGVKPVSKEGTERLVRSAIQYAIDNDRKSVTLVHKGNIMKFTEGAFKQWGYDLAENEFGDKVFTWQQYDRLVDEKGKDEANKIQDQAVADGKIIIKDSIADIFLQQILTRPAEYDVVATMNLNGDYISDALAAQVGGIGIAPGANINYDTGHAIFEATHGTAPKYADLDKVNPSSELLSAVLMLEHLGWQEAADLITASIEKTIASKVVTYDFARMMDGATEVKTSEFADELIKNL, encoded by the coding sequence ATGGCACCAGAAAAAATTGTTAAACAAGAAGACGGTTTATTAGTACCAAACAACCCAATTATCCCATTCATTATCGGAGACGGAATTGGACCAGATATCTGGAGAGCATCACGTCGTGTTTTAGATGCTGCTGTAGAAAAAGCTTATAATGGTGAAAAGCAAATTGAATGGAAAGAAATTCTAGCAGGTCAAAAAGCGTACGATACTACTGGAGAATGGTTACCACAAGAAACACTTGATGCAATTGAAGAATATTTAATTGCTATCAAAGGACCTCTTACTACACCAATCGGTGGCGGTATCCGTTCATTAAACGTAGCTTTACGTCAAACATTAGATTTGTTTGCTTGCTTACGTCCTGTACGTTGGTTCAAAGGTGTACCATCACCAGTTAAACGTCCAGAAGATACTGATATGGTTATTTTCCGTGAAAATACTGAAGATATTTATGCAGGTATCGAATTTAAAGAAGGTACTCCGGAAGCTGAGAAATTAATCAAATTCTTACAAGATGAAATGGGTGCAACAAATATCCGTTTCCCTGAAACTTCTGGTATTGGTGTTAAACCAGTATCTAAAGAAGGTACAGAACGTTTAGTTCGTTCAGCTATCCAATATGCAATCGATAACGATCGTAAATCTGTAACTCTAGTACACAAAGGTAATATCATGAAATTTACTGAAGGTGCTTTCAAACAATGGGGTTATGATTTAGCTGAAAATGAATTTGGAGATAAAGTATTCACTTGGCAACAATATGATCGTTTAGTTGATGAAAAAGGTAAAGACGAAGCAAACAAAATTCAAGATCAAGCAGTTGCAGACGGTAAAATTATCATTAAAGATTCTATCGCTGACATCTTCTTGCAACAAATTTTAACTCGTCCAGCTGAATACGATGTAGTAGCAACTATGAACTTAAATGGTGACTATATCTCTGATGCATTAGCTGCACAAGTTGGCGGCATCGGTATTGCACCAGGTGCAAACATTAACTATGACACTGGCCATGCTATCTTTGAAGCAACTCACGGTACAGCACCTAAATATGCAGATTTAGATAAAGTAAACCCTTCATCTGAATTATTAAGTGCAGTATTAATGTTAGAACACTTAGGTTGGCAAGAAGCTGCAGATTTAATTACAGCTTCAATTGAAAAAACAATCGCTTCTAAAGTTGTAACTTACGACTTTGCACGTATGATGGATGGCGCTACTGAAGTTAAAACATCAGAATTCGCTGATGAATTGATTAAAAATCTGTAA
- the pnpS gene encoding two-component system histidine kinase PnpS, translated as MKFYTRLLLTLVTLIVSCLIALGLLINHAIYTTISGRDSENLKNDAERVNESYQAHQDNAIREYARLNDFAITVHRNSDHKVLFKAGNNVPANENINVVGNPSNLIYDTHKGNHRFTYKYIDNDHHIIISGYNNEISQLQFEAWKYIVIIGMFILAVVFLIVRNINRTYIRPINDVTYATKLLAQGHYHIRVPESNVKETRALFVTTNELARRLQKMHNEQKIQSNRLKTTLENIPSSVLMIDKYGKIVVANTAYYDMFNPETSVVNKNYNRVIQGKLNTLIINAFKTEKTINEQVEIYINNVHEKYFDTACVPILSRNKKRLQGMVVVLHDITSLKKLENLRREFVANVSHELKTPITSIKGFAETLIDGAKNDENSLDEFLNIILKESNRIESLVEDLLDLSHIEQQTEIRTERVDLSEVTQTTVNTLYAYAQRKAIEIDAEIQNHVMIDAEASKIAQVVTNLVSNAINYSSDESTVYVRVYQKDDKRILEVEDHGIGIAPEEQKHVFERFYRVDKARSRDSGGTGLGLSITKHIVEAYQGRIQIESEPDVGTTFRIIFFDNKTRNS; from the coding sequence TTGAAGTTTTATACAAGATTACTGCTTACGCTCGTAACATTGATTGTCTCTTGTCTCATTGCTTTAGGATTACTGATTAATCATGCTATTTATACCACTATTTCAGGTAGAGATAGTGAAAATTTAAAAAATGATGCAGAAAGAGTCAATGAGTCTTATCAAGCACATCAAGATAATGCTATTAGGGAATATGCACGCTTGAATGATTTTGCGATTACTGTACATAGAAATTCTGATCATAAAGTTTTATTCAAAGCTGGAAACAATGTACCGGCGAATGAGAACATCAATGTTGTCGGAAATCCATCCAATTTAATTTATGACACACACAAAGGTAATCATCGATTTACCTATAAATATATTGATAATGATCATCACATTATTATCTCAGGGTATAATAATGAAATTTCACAACTTCAATTTGAAGCATGGAAGTATATTGTGATTATAGGTATGTTTATATTAGCAGTCGTATTTTTAATTGTTAGAAATATCAACAGAACTTATATCCGTCCAATTAATGATGTTACTTATGCTACGAAATTATTAGCGCAAGGTCATTATCATATCCGTGTTCCTGAAAGTAATGTGAAAGAAACAAGAGCATTATTTGTAACGACCAATGAATTAGCACGTCGATTACAAAAAATGCATAACGAACAAAAAATTCAATCAAATCGATTGAAAACTACGTTAGAAAATATACCAAGTTCAGTTTTAATGATTGATAAATACGGTAAAATTGTTGTAGCGAATACAGCTTATTACGATATGTTCAATCCGGAAACAAGTGTTGTAAATAAAAATTACAATAGAGTTATTCAAGGAAAATTAAACACATTGATTATCAATGCTTTTAAAACTGAAAAAACGATTAATGAGCAAGTTGAAATATATATTAATAATGTACATGAAAAATATTTTGATACTGCTTGTGTACCAATTTTGTCGCGCAATAAAAAAAGACTGCAAGGTATGGTAGTTGTATTGCATGATATTACAAGTCTTAAAAAACTTGAAAACTTACGTCGGGAATTTGTAGCGAATGTTTCGCATGAATTGAAAACACCGATTACATCGATTAAAGGTTTTGCTGAAACATTGATTGATGGTGCGAAAAATGACGAGAATTCTTTAGATGAGTTTTTAAATATTATTCTGAAAGAGTCGAATCGTATTGAATCATTAGTTGAAGATTTATTAGATTTGTCTCATATTGAGCAACAAACTGAAATCAGAACTGAACGTGTTGATTTATCAGAAGTGACACAAACCACTGTAAATACGCTGTATGCTTATGCTCAAAGGAAAGCAATAGAAATCGATGCTGAAATTCAAAATCACGTCATGATTGATGCTGAAGCTTCAAAAATTGCACAGGTCGTGACGAACTTAGTCAGTAATGCGATTAATTATTCTTCAGATGAAAGCACCGTTTATGTACGCGTTTATCAAAAAGATGATAAACGTATATTAGAGGTGGAAGACCATGGTATCGGTATAGCGCCTGAAGAACAAAAGCATGTGTTCGAACGTTTCTACAGAGTAGACAAAGCACGCAGCAGGGATTCTGGTGGAACAGGACTTGGTTTATCGATCACCAAACATATTGTGGAAGCCTACCAAGGCCGGATACAAATTGAAAGTGAACCAGATGTAGGTACTACATTCCGTATTATTTTCTTTGATAATAAAACACGAAATTCATAA
- a CDS encoding citrate synthase — MAELQKGLEGVIAAETKVSSIIDSQLTYAGYDIDDLAENASFEEIIFLLWNYRLPTQEELDELKSKLYEYGTLDDKVYEHFEDYATNHVHPMTALRTSVSYIAHFDENAESETDEEKLERAIRIQAKMASLVASFQRVREGKEPVKPKEGLSYAANFLYMLRGEVPTDIEEEAFNKALVLHADHELNASAFTARCAVSSLSDMYSGIVAAVGSLKGPLHGGANERVMNMLSEIKSVDDVEPYLDKKFENKEKIMGFGHRVYKNGDPRAKYLKTMSKKITDETGQKHLYDISVKIEDIMKERTGIIANVDFYSATVYHSMNIPHDLFTPIFAISRTSGWLAHIFEQYRDNRIMRPRAKYIGETNRVYVPIEER; from the coding sequence ATGGCAGAATTGCAAAAAGGTTTAGAAGGGGTAATTGCAGCTGAAACGAAAGTGAGCTCAATTATCGATAGCCAACTGACATATGCGGGTTACGACATCGATGATTTAGCAGAAAATGCTTCATTTGAAGAAATTATCTTCTTACTATGGAATTACAGACTTCCAACACAAGAAGAACTAGATGAGTTGAAAAGTAAGTTGTATGAATATGGTACATTAGATGACAAAGTATATGAACACTTTGAAGACTATGCTACTAATCATGTACATCCAATGACAGCTTTAAGAACATCTGTTTCTTACATTGCGCATTTTGATGAAAATGCCGAAAGTGAAACTGATGAAGAAAAATTAGAACGTGCAATTAGAATTCAAGCTAAAATGGCTTCATTAGTAGCTTCATTCCAACGTGTTCGTGAAGGTAAAGAACCAGTTAAACCTAAAGAAGGTTTAAGCTATGCAGCTAACTTCTTATATATGTTACGTGGGGAAGTACCTACTGACATTGAAGAAGAAGCATTTAACAAAGCTTTAGTATTACATGCGGACCATGAGTTGAACGCATCAGCATTCACAGCTCGTTGTGCTGTATCTTCATTATCAGATATGTACTCAGGAATTGTTGCTGCAGTAGGTTCATTAAAAGGACCATTGCATGGTGGTGCAAACGAACGTGTTATGAATATGTTATCTGAAATCAAATCAGTTGATGATGTAGAACCATATTTAGACAAAAAATTCGAAAATAAAGAAAAAATCATGGGCTTTGGTCACCGTGTTTATAAAAACGGCGATCCACGTGCGAAATATTTAAAAACAATGAGTAAGAAAATTACAGATGAAACAGGTCAAAAACACTTATATGATATCTCAGTGAAAATTGAAGATATTATGAAAGAACGTACAGGCATTATTGCTAACGTTGACTTCTATAGTGCGACTGTTTATCATAGCATGAATATTCCACACGACTTATTTACACCAATCTTTGCAATCAGCCGTACTTCAGGTTGGTTAGCACATATCTTTGAACAATATAGAGATAACCGTATTATGAGACCTCGTGCGAAGTATATCGGTGAAACTAATCGTGTATATGTTCCAATTGAAGAAAGATAG